The Streptomyces sp. BHT-5-2 genomic interval GATGCAGGCCACCGTCACCTCCACCGCCACGTCCCTGGTCTCCAATCTCACCTCGGTCACCGCCACCGTCGTCGCCATGGTCGCCCTCGACTGGCGGCTGACCGTCGTCTCGCTGCTGCTGCTCCCGCTCTTCGTCTGGATCAGCCGCCGGGTCGGCAACGAACGCAAGAAGATCACCACCAAGCGGCAGAAGCAGATGGCGGCGATGTCCGCGATGGTCACCGAGTCCCTCTCGGTCAGCGGTGTGCTGCTCGGCCGCACCATGGGCCGTGCCGACTCGCTCACCAGCGGCTTCGCCGCCGAGTCCGAGCGCCTGGTCGACCTGGAGGTCCGCGCCAACATGGCCGGCCGCTGGCGGATGGCCACCATCGGCATCGTCATGGCCGCCATGCCCGCGCTCATCTACTGGGCGGCCGGCCTGGTCCTCCAACTCGGCGGCCCGGTCTTCTCCATAGGCACCCTGGTCGCCTTCGTCTCCCTCCAGCAGGGCCTGCTGCGCCCCACCGTCTCCCTGCTGACCACCGGCGTCCAGATGCAGACCTCGCTCGCGCTCTTCCAGCGCATCTTCGAATACCTCGACCTGCCGGTCACCCTCACCGAGCCGGCCGAACCCGTCCGACTCCCCGCCCCGCGCGGCGAGATCCGCTTCGAGAACGTCACCTTCGGCTACGACCCGGAGGCCGCCCCCACCCTCGACGGCATCGACCTCACCGTCCCGGCCGGCACCAGCCTCGCCGTCGTCGGCGCCACCGGCAGCGGCAAGACCACCCTGAGCTACCTCGTCCCGCGCCTCTACGACGTCACCGGCGGCCGGGTCACCCTCGACGGCACCGACGTCCGCGACCTCGGCTTCGACACCCTGGCCCGGGCCGTCGGCGTGGTCTCCCAGGAGACCTACCTCTTCCACGCCTCGGTCGCCGAGAACCTCCGCTTCGCCAAGCCCGACGCCACCGACGAGGAGATCGAGCGCGCCGCCCGCATCGCCCAGATCCACGACCACATCGCGGCCCTCCCCGAGGGCTACGACACCGTCGTCGGCGAACGCGGCCACCGCTTCTCCGGCGGCGAGAAGCAGCGCCTGGCCCTCGCCCGCACCCTCCTGCGCGACCCGCCGGTGCTCGTCCTCGACGAGGCCACCAGCGCCCTGGACACCCGTACCGAACACGCCGTCCAGCAGGCCGTCGACGCGCTCTCCGCCGGCCGCACCACGCTCACCATCGCGCACCGTCTCTCCACGGTCCGGGACGCCGACCAGATCGTCGTCCTGGACGGCGGCCGGATCGCCGAACGCGGCACCCACGACGAACTGCTGGCCGCCGACGGCCGCTACGCCGCCCTGGTCCGCCGCGACACCCGCCCGGACCCGGCGGACGACCCGGCCGGTCCGGCCGGTGCCGGCGACGACGGCCGCGCCCCCGGGGTCCTGGTGTGACCGGGACCGGGGGGGCGTCCCGGGGGCGTCCCGGGAAGGGGCACGGCGAGGGGCCGGGCGGTGGTCAGAGCACGGCCGGGTCGATCGCCCGCGCCATCGCCGCGTAGCCCTCGTCGCCCGGGTGCTTGAAGTCCCCGCTGTCGTAGGCGGGCAGCAGCGCGTCCGGGTCGGCCGGGTCCGCCAGCGCCGCCGCGAAGTCGGCCACCGCGTCGAACGCGCCGCCGGTCCGGATCCAGTCGTTGACCGCCCGGCGCTTCGCCTCCGCGGCCGGCGTGTGGTACTCCGACCCCTTGAACGGCATGATCGTCCCGCCGACCACCCGCACCCCCGCCGCGTGCGCCCGGTCGATCAACTCCCGGTATCCGGCGATCAGTTGCTCGACGGAGTGGTCCGGGTTCGGCTTGTACGTCGGCAGGTCGACCTCGCTGAAGCCGATGTCGTTCAGGCCCACCAGGACGACCACCGACCGCACGCCCGGCTGCGCCAGCACGTCCCGGCCGAACCGCGCCCCGGCCCGCTCGCCGAAATACGGCGCGTCGTTCAGCAGCAGATTGCCGCCGATGCCGAGGTTGAGGACCCGCAGCGGACGGCCCTCGGCGGCCAGCCGCTCGGCCAGCGCGTCCGAGTAGCGCCGGTCGGCGTCGACGGTCGAGCCGAAGCCGTCGGTGAGCGAGTCGCCGAAGAGCACCACGGTGTCCCGCTCCGCCGGGCCGCCGTCGGCCAGCTCCACCGCGGCCAGGTAGTACCACGACACGGTGGTCTCCCCGAAGACCGCCGGATCCGCCTCGCCCAGCTGCTGGCCGGCGGCCCGGTACGCGGTGGCCCACGCCTGCGCGTGGAATGTCGCCGGACCGGTCGGCCCGGCGAAGTACAGCGACACGGTGAGTGACTCCAGCGCCGCCACCGTCACCTCCGCCGCATCGCTGACGACCTCGCCGCCCGCCGGGATCCGCACCGACTCCGCGCCGCCGAAGGTCAGCGGCCGCACCGAACCCGGCGCCACCGCCGCCCCGTCACCGGCCCGGGCGACACTGGCCCCGGACACCTCCAGCGGCGCGGTCCCGTAGCGGTTGGAGAGCCGGATCCGGGCCCGGGTCCCCGCCCCGGTGACCCGTACGGTCTGCCGCACCGTCTGGTCCGCGAAGCCCTCCTCGGCCCAGTTCTTGTGGAACCCCTCGCTGGGGCGCTGCACGGCCGTGGCCCAACCGGACTGCCACACCGGGGAGTCGTCGTTGCTGTTCATGGGGTGCTGCCTGCCTCTCGGTCATCTGCTCGGTGGCGATGACCAGGAGTCTGCCGAGCGGCGCGAGGGGTACCCAGACACCTGTCGGTGGTACGCATCCGGTGCGTACCACCGACAGGGTCACCCTCCGCGCCGGCCGGCCCGGCCGGGTTCAGCTCCCGCCCTCCTCCGCCAGCAGGACCACCTCCAGCGTCCGCGGCCCGTGCACCCCCTCCACCCGGTCGAGTTCGATGTCGCTGGTGGCGGACGGCCCGGAGATCCACGTCAGCGGGCGCTCCGGCGACAGCCGCGGCAGCGCCTCGGGCACCGAGCCGACGACCTGCCCGGGCACCCGCACCACACAGAGGTGATGGTCCGGGACGAGGGTGATCCGGCGGCTGCCCTGGTCCGGGCCGGCGTCCAGCACCAGCGTGCCGGTCTCCGCGACCGCCAGCGCACATCCCGTCACCACGCTGTCCACCGCGTCCAGTTCCCGCGCGGTGTCGCCGGCCCGGTCCGGAAGCACGGTGACCTCGGCGGCGGACAGCCACCGCGGATCCAGCCCGGTCGGCGCCACCACCGTCCGCGCCCCGCGCTCGGCCAGCAGCCGGCCGATCAGCGCCGGCAGTTCGCCGGGCGCGCAGCGGTGCACCACCGCCCGGTAGTCGGCGAGGTTCTCCGCCAGCAGCTCCACGGTCTCCTCGGTCGTCCGGGAGCCGTGCACCCGGAGGTAGTCCCGGGGCACCGGCGGATCGTGCGGCCCCTCGCCGCGCGGCACATCGGCCAGCGCCCGCCGGACCCGCGCCAGCACCACGTCCCTGCTGCTCACTCGACGCCTCCCGTCTCGGAGTTACCGTTCGCGCCCCGGGTGCGCCGCCACCAGTCACGGAACGACTCGGCCGGCACCGCCGGCAGCGCGCGGGTGTCGGACCAGGCGCGGCCCGGCCCCGGCAGCCGCCGCGGGTGCAGCCGCCGGGTCCGGGCCGCCAGCCGCATCCCGCCGCGCAGCGCGCCCGGGTGGTCGAACGCCCAGGCGGCGGCGCGCATCGCGGCCCGCTCCGCGGCGTGCCCCCGGGCCGGCTTGAGGACGACCCGGGCCCCGCCCCGGGTCACCGGCCCGCCCTCCACCACCCGCTCCCGCAGGTGCACCAGCACCTCGGGGATGTCGATGGCCACCGGGCACACCTCGTAGCACGCCCCGCACAACGACGAGGCGTACGGCAGCGACTGCTCCAACGGACCTGCCATGCCGCGGAGTTGGGGCGTGAGGATGGCGCCGATGGGCCCCGGGTAGGGGGATCCGTAGGCGTGCCCGCCGGCCCGCTCGTAGACCGGGCAGACGTTCAGGCACGCCGAACAGCGGATGCAGCGCAGCGCCTGCCGCCCGACGGTGTCGGCCAGGGTGTCCGTCCGCCCGTTGTCGAGCAGCACCAGATGGAAGGTGCGCGGCCCGTCGCCGTCCGTGGTCCCGGTCCAGGTGGTGGTGTACGGGTTCATCCGCTCGGCGGTGGAGGAGCGCGGCAGCAACTGGAGGAAGACCTCCAGGTCCTGCCAGGTCGGCACGGTCTTCTCGATGCCGACGACCGAGATCAGGGTCTCCGGCAGGGTCAGGCACATCCGGCCGTTGCCCTCGGACTCCACGACCACCAGCGTGCCGGTCTCGGCGACCATGAAGTTGGCGCCGGAGATCCCCACCTTGGCGGTGAGGAACTTCTCCCGCAGGTGCAGCCGGGCCGCCTCGGCCAGCTCGGCGGGGGAGTCCGACAGCCCCTCCGGCGCCGGCCGGCCCCACTTCCCCATCTCCCGGCGGAAGATGTCGCGGATCTCGGCGCGGTTGCGGTGGATCGCCGGCACCAGGATGTGCGACGGGAGGTCGTCGCCGAGCTGCACGATCAGCTCCGCCAGATCCGTCTCGTACGCCCGGATGCCGGCCTCGGCCAGCGCCTCGTTGAGCCCGATCTCCTGCGTCGCCATCGACTTGACCTTGACGACCTCGCGTTCGCCGGTCTCCCGGACCAGCCGGGTGACGATCCGGTTGGCCTCCGCGGCGTCCGCCGCCCAGTGCACCTGGCCGCCCGCGGCGACCACGGACTCCTCCAACTGTTCCAGATAGCGGTCGAGATGACGGAGCGTCCGGTCCTTGAGCGCGGCGCCCGCGGCGCGCAGCCCCGCCCAGTCGTCCAGCTCCGCCACCGCCCGGGCCCGCTTGTCGCGGATGGTGCGGGTGGCATGGGTGAGGTTGGCCCGCAGCCGGGTGTCGCGGGTCGAGACGTCCGCGGCCCTCGGGAACGCCGGCATGCCGAGGAAGCTGCGGCTCATCGGGCGCCTCCCGCCGCGCCGGCCGCCCGGCCCGGGCCGCCGCCCGCCGCCACGTCCGCCTCCGTACTCGCGAGGATCTCCGCGAGGTGCACCGGCCGCACCGGCGAACCCTGCCGGACGAGCATGCCCCCGAGGTGCAGCAGACAGGAGTTGTCGACGGTGCAGAGCGCCTCCGCACCGGTCCCGGTCACCGCCCGGACCTTGTCGGCGCCCATCGCCGCCGACACCGCCGGGTTCTTCACCGCGAACGTCCCGCCGAACCCGCAGCACTCCTCGGCGCCCGGCAGTTCCTTCAGCGTCAGCCCGCGCACCCGCTCCAGCAGCCGCCGCGGCCGGTCGCCGAGCCCCAGCATCCGCAGCCCGTGGCAGGTGGGGTGATAGGTGACGGTGTGCGGGTAGTACGCGCCGACGTCGGTCACCTTCAGCACGTCCACCAGGAACTCCGTCAGTTCGTACGTCTTGGGCACGGCCCGCGCCGCGGCCTCGGCCAGCTCCCGGCCGCGCCCCTCCGCCGCGGCCCGCGCCGCGATCCGGGGGAAGTTGTCGCGCACCATCGCCGCGCAGGACCCGGACGGGGTCACCACGTACTCGTGGTCCGCGAACGCCCGGTCGAAGCGGCGCACCAGCGGCTCGGTGGCGTGCCGGTAGCCGGTGTTGAACTGCGGCTGACCGCAGCAGCTCTGCTCCTCCGGGAAGTCGACGTCGACGCCCAGCCGTTCCAGCAGGGTCACCACCGCCTGCCCGGTCCGTGGACGGAGCGTGTCGTTGATGCAGGTGACGAACAGCGCTACCCGCACGGTGCCTCCTCCTCGCGCTCTTCTCCGGCGGCCCGCCCGCCGGCCGGCGTCGGCCACGGGCCCGGGACACCGCCGGCGCGTTGCGGCCGTGTTGCCGCGACATTGCCGCGGCAACACGGCCGCGACCGCGCCGCCGTGACCCCTGGCGGCGACGCGCCCCACCGGTACATGATCACCTGGATCATCCTGCCCCAGCGGCACGCCGAGGAGAAGGACCGGGAGCTGAACGACGATGTCGAGCGCACAGCCCATAGCCGATGACCGGGTCCCCGACGGCCCCCGTCCGCCGTCCCGGCTGCGGCAGTTGGCCGCCGCCTCGGTCGGCAACGCCGTCGAGTGGTACGACTGGTACGCATACTCCTTCCTGGCGGTCTACTTCGCCGACCAGGTCTTCCCCAAGGGCGCCGGCAACTCCCTGGTTCCGCTGCTCTCCACCTTCGCGGTCTTCGCCGTCGGCTTCTTCATGCGCCCGGTCGGCGGGCTGTTGCTGGGCGCGGTCGCCGACCGGCACGGCCGGCGCACCGCGCTGACCCTCACCATCCTGCTGATGGGCGGCGGCAGTCTGCTGGTCGCACTGACCCCCACCTACGCGGCCACCGGCGTCCTCGCCCCGATCGTGCTGGTCGTGGCCCGCCTGGTGCAGGGCCTGTCGGTCGGCGGCGAGTTCGCCGCGTCCACCACCTTCCTGGTGGAGTCCGCCGGACCGGGCCGGCGCGGCCTGTTCTCCAGCTTCCAGTACGTCTCCACCACCCTCGGCCAGCTGCTCGCCTCCGGCACCGGGGCGCTGCTCGCCGCGCTGCTCACCGAGCGCCAGATGGGCCAGTGGGGCTGGCGGATCGCGTTCCTCGTCGGCGCCCTGCTGAGCCTGCTCGGACTGTGGATCCGGCGCGGCGCCCAGGAGACCCTGCCGCGGGCCGCCGACGCTCCCGAGTCACCGGACTCCGCCCAACGGGCCACCCGCCCCGGCCTGTTCGAGGGCCTGCGCCGCCACCCCCGCCAGTCGCTCCTCATCTGCGGCATCACCGCCGGCGGCACCCTGGCGTACTACACCTGGACCACCTATCTCCCCACCTACGCCCAGGTCAACGCCGGTTTCGACAAGGGCGACGCGCTCACCGTCGGCACCCTGTCGCTGGCCTTCTTCGCGCTGCTCCAGCCGCTGGGCGGTCTGCTCTCCGACCGCATCGGCCGCAAGCCGCTGCTGCTCGCCTTCGGCCTGGGCTTCGCCGTGCTGAGCGTCCCGCTGCTGCACCTGGTCACCGACGCCTTCGTCTCGCTCCTGCTGGTGCAGTGCGCCGGGATGGTGCTGCTCACCGGTTACACCTCGGTCGCCGCCGCGGTGAACGCCGAGGTCTTCCCGGCGCGGGTGCGCGCCGCCGGCATCGGCTTCCCGTACTCCTTGACCGTCGCGCTCTTCGGCGGCACCGCCCCCTACGTCGGCACCTGGTTCAAGCAGGCCGGCCACCCGGACCTCTTCCCCTGGTACGTGGCGCTGCTCTGCCTGGTGTCCTTCTTCGTCTACCTGGCGCTCCCGGAGACCGCGCGCAGGCCGCTGGCGCAGTAGCCGCCCATCGGCGAAGTGCCGGGCCCGCCGCGTCGGTCGGGCCCCGGGCACGCGGAAGGCGCCGCTCCTCCTGGGACGAGGAGGAGCGGCGCCCCGCGGTGCGGCAAGTGCGTCAGACCAGCCAGCCCACGAGGTGGACGATGCCGGCAAGCAGGCTGGTGATGATGTTCATCTGGTTCTGTCTCCTAGCGAAGTGTGGGACCAACTCCCCGGCCCAGCAAGGGATGTCGACCGGAGGCGCCGTAACGGTCTGCAGCCCGTCGCTTGCGCCTCGTAAGCATCACCCGTCGCCGGTGCGACTGGGAAGCCGTTCCGTGATCGACCACGCTTTCCGGCGAACACTCGATCGGCCGTTCGCTTGTTCTCATTGGGTTGAGGGTGCGGGTTAGTTGTCAGACAAGAGGGCTCGTCCGGCGGCGTACCCGGTTCGGTGACTCCGCTCGCCGGTGTCGGGCCGCCCGGCCATCGCCCCCTGGCCAGTGGGAAACTGGCGGTGTGCGCCCGTCCCGGGCGCGGTGCGGGCGGTCGGACCACGGACGCGGGGAGACGGAGATGGCTGGCAGACAACAGGACCGGGGGAGCACCCCGGCCCGGCCCCGGCGGCGCCCGGTCGTCGCGCTCTACGAGCGGATGGTCGAGGCCATCCGCGCCGGCAGCTATCCGCCGGGCTCCACCCTGCCGACCGAGCCCCGGCTCGCCGCCGAACTGGGCGTGAGCCGCCCCGCGCTGCGCGAGGCGCTGATCCTGCTCCAGGAGGACGGCGTGATCAGCGTCCGGCGCGGGGTGGGCCGCACCGTCAGCCACCATCTCCCGCCGCGCGGCTTCGAGTTCCTCAAGCCGGTGGAGCAGCTGCTCGGGGAGGGCGGACAGGCGGTGACGGTGCCGCTGGCCCGTACCCACGAGGAGCCCACCGACTTCTCCACCCAGCACCTGGTCCTGCCGGCCCGCGGCGAGGTGCGCTTCTGGGAGAGCGTGATCGAGGTCGCCGGGATCCCGGCCTGCCTGACCCAGGAGTGGGCCTCGGACGAGACGCTGGCGGAGCTGCTGCCGGACGCCGTCGCCGCGTTCGACGGCCCCGGCGGGAACGCGTCGTCCTTGCTGGGCCTGGTGCTGGACGCCGGGCGCGGACTGCCGCTGACCGGCAGCAGCACCATCGTGGCCACCACTCTCGGCCGGCAGCGCGGCGCCCAGCTGGGTCGCCCCGCGGACACCCCCGGCGTCCTGGTCACCCAGGTCGTACGGCTGGACCGCACGCCGCTGCTGGCCGCCAAGCACATGCTGCCGCCGGGCGCCCCCGCCCTCCCCGTGTGGCAGGCCCGCTGACCGGCCCGGACGCCGCGCCTCCCGACCGTCCGCCGGGATCCGGTCGCCGGGTGGCGGCGGGACGTGTCATACTCCCGCCCCATGACCTTGTCTGACAAGCTTCCGACGCAGTCCCCGCACGTCCTCGACCGGGAGCGGATCCGCCGCGCCCCGAAGGTGCTCCTCCACGACCACCTCGACGGCGGGCTGCGCCCGGAGACGATCATCGAGCTGGCCGCGGCCGTCGGCTACCGGAACCTGCCCACCACCGACCCCGCCGCGCTGGCCGTGTGGTTCCGGGACGCCGCCGACTCCGGCTCCCTGGAGCGGTATCTGGAGACCTTCGCGCACACCTGCGCCGTGATGCAGACCCGCGAGGCGCTGTCCCGGATCGCCGCCGAGTGCGCCGAGGACCTGGCCGCCGACGGCGTCGTCCACGCCGAGGTCCGCTACGCCCCCGAGCAGCACCTGGCCGGCGGGCTCACCCTCGACGAGGTCGTCGAGGCGGTCAACGACGGCTTCCGGGAGGGCGAGCGCCGCGCCGCGGCGGCCGGCCGCCGCATCCGGATCGGCACGCTGCTGTGCGCCATGCGGCACGCCGACCGCTCGCTGGAGATCGCCCGGCTCGCCGTCGCCCACCGCGACCGCGGTGTGGCCGGCTTCGACATCGCCGGCGGCGAGATCGGCAACCCGGCCGCCCGGCACGCCGAGGCCTTCGACTACCTCCGCGCCGAGGGCGCCCGGGTCACCGTCCACGCCGGCGAGGCGGTCGGCATGGAGTCCATCCACGAGGCGGTGCTGCGCTGCGGCGCCCACCGCATCGGCCACGGCGTCCGCATCACCGACGACCTCACCGTCGGCGCCGACGGCCGGGTCACCCTCGGCCGGCTCGCCTCCTACGTCCGCGACATGCGGATCGCCCTGGAGATCTGCCCGACCTCCAACCTCCAGACCGGTGCCGCCGCTAGCTACCCCGAGCACCCCGTCGACCTGCTCCGCCGGCTCGGCTTCCGGGTCTGCCTCAACACCGACAACCGCCTGGTCAGCGGCACCACCATGACCCAGGAGTTCGTGCACCTGCGGGACACCTTCGGCTACGGCACCGCCGAGCTGGAGGAGTTCACCGTCAACGCCGCCAAGGCCGCCTTCCTCCCCTTCGACGAGCGGACCGCCCTGATCAACGAGGTGATCCG includes:
- a CDS encoding ABC transporter ATP-binding protein — protein: MRPEEPNWTPPPKDPDAPVQLRRILALFRPYRGRLALVGLLVAASSLVSVASPFLLREILDVAIPGRRTGLLTLLALGMIATAVTTSVFGVLQTLISTTVGQRVMHDLRTAVYAKLQRMPLAFFTRTRTGEVQSRIANDIGGMQATVTSTATSLVSNLTSVTATVVAMVALDWRLTVVSLLLLPLFVWISRRVGNERKKITTKRQKQMAAMSAMVTESLSVSGVLLGRTMGRADSLTSGFAAESERLVDLEVRANMAGRWRMATIGIVMAAMPALIYWAAGLVLQLGGPVFSIGTLVAFVSLQQGLLRPTVSLLTTGVQMQTSLALFQRIFEYLDLPVTLTEPAEPVRLPAPRGEIRFENVTFGYDPEAAPTLDGIDLTVPAGTSLAVVGATGSGKTTLSYLVPRLYDVTGGRVTLDGTDVRDLGFDTLARAVGVVSQETYLFHASVAENLRFAKPDATDEEIERAARIAQIHDHIAALPEGYDTVVGERGHRFSGGEKQRLALARTLLRDPPVLVLDEATSALDTRTEHAVQQAVDALSAGRTTLTIAHRLSTVRDADQIVVLDGGRIAERGTHDELLAADGRYAALVRRDTRPDPADDPAGPAGAGDDGRAPGVLV
- a CDS encoding SGNH/GDSL hydrolase family protein encodes the protein MNSNDDSPVWQSGWATAVQRPSEGFHKNWAEEGFADQTVRQTVRVTGAGTRARIRLSNRYGTAPLEVSGASVARAGDGAAVAPGSVRPLTFGGAESVRIPAGGEVVSDAAEVTVAALESLTVSLYFAGPTGPATFHAQAWATAYRAAGQQLGEADPAVFGETTVSWYYLAAVELADGGPAERDTVVLFGDSLTDGFGSTVDADRRYSDALAERLAAEGRPLRVLNLGIGGNLLLNDAPYFGERAGARFGRDVLAQPGVRSVVVLVGLNDIGFSEVDLPTYKPNPDHSVEQLIAGYRELIDRAHAAGVRVVGGTIMPFKGSEYHTPAAEAKRRAVNDWIRTGGAFDAVADFAAALADPADPDALLPAYDSGDFKHPGDEGYAAMARAIDPAVL
- a CDS encoding LUD domain-containing protein → MSSRDVVLARVRRALADVPRGEGPHDPPVPRDYLRVHGSRTTEETVELLAENLADYRAVVHRCAPGELPALIGRLLAERGARTVVAPTGLDPRWLSAAEVTVLPDRAGDTARELDAVDSVVTGCALAVAETGTLVLDAGPDQGSRRITLVPDHHLCVVRVPGQVVGSVPEALPRLSPERPLTWISGPSATSDIELDRVEGVHGPRTLEVVLLAEEGGS
- a CDS encoding lactate utilization protein B; amino-acid sequence: MSRSFLGMPAFPRAADVSTRDTRLRANLTHATRTIRDKRARAVAELDDWAGLRAAGAALKDRTLRHLDRYLEQLEESVVAAGGQVHWAADAAEANRIVTRLVRETGEREVVKVKSMATQEIGLNEALAEAGIRAYETDLAELIVQLGDDLPSHILVPAIHRNRAEIRDIFRREMGKWGRPAPEGLSDSPAELAEAARLHLREKFLTAKVGISGANFMVAETGTLVVVESEGNGRMCLTLPETLISVVGIEKTVPTWQDLEVFLQLLPRSSTAERMNPYTTTWTGTTDGDGPRTFHLVLLDNGRTDTLADTVGRQALRCIRCSACLNVCPVYERAGGHAYGSPYPGPIGAILTPQLRGMAGPLEQSLPYASSLCGACYEVCPVAIDIPEVLVHLRERVVEGGPVTRGGARVVLKPARGHAAERAAMRAAAWAFDHPGALRGGMRLAARTRRLHPRRLPGPGRAWSDTRALPAVPAESFRDWWRRTRGANGNSETGGVE
- a CDS encoding (Fe-S)-binding protein; the encoded protein is MRVALFVTCINDTLRPRTGQAVVTLLERLGVDVDFPEEQSCCGQPQFNTGYRHATEPLVRRFDRAFADHEYVVTPSGSCAAMVRDNFPRIAARAAAEGRGRELAEAAARAVPKTYELTEFLVDVLKVTDVGAYYPHTVTYHPTCHGLRMLGLGDRPRRLLERVRGLTLKELPGAEECCGFGGTFAVKNPAVSAAMGADKVRAVTGTGAEALCTVDNSCLLHLGGMLVRQGSPVRPVHLAEILASTEADVAAGGGPGRAAGAAGGAR
- a CDS encoding MFS transporter, which codes for MSSAQPIADDRVPDGPRPPSRLRQLAAASVGNAVEWYDWYAYSFLAVYFADQVFPKGAGNSLVPLLSTFAVFAVGFFMRPVGGLLLGAVADRHGRRTALTLTILLMGGGSLLVALTPTYAATGVLAPIVLVVARLVQGLSVGGEFAASTTFLVESAGPGRRGLFSSFQYVSTTLGQLLASGTGALLAALLTERQMGQWGWRIAFLVGALLSLLGLWIRRGAQETLPRAADAPESPDSAQRATRPGLFEGLRRHPRQSLLICGITAGGTLAYYTWTTYLPTYAQVNAGFDKGDALTVGTLSLAFFALLQPLGGLLSDRIGRKPLLLAFGLGFAVLSVPLLHLVTDAFVSLLLVQCAGMVLLTGYTSVAAAVNAEVFPARVRAAGIGFPYSLTVALFGGTAPYVGTWFKQAGHPDLFPWYVALLCLVSFFVYLALPETARRPLAQ
- a CDS encoding GntR family transcriptional regulator, giving the protein MAGRQQDRGSTPARPRRRPVVALYERMVEAIRAGSYPPGSTLPTEPRLAAELGVSRPALREALILLQEDGVISVRRGVGRTVSHHLPPRGFEFLKPVEQLLGEGGQAVTVPLARTHEEPTDFSTQHLVLPARGEVRFWESVIEVAGIPACLTQEWASDETLAELLPDAVAAFDGPGGNASSLLGLVLDAGRGLPLTGSSTIVATTLGRQRGAQLGRPADTPGVLVTQVVRLDRTPLLAAKHMLPPGAPALPVWQAR
- a CDS encoding adenosine deaminase, with protein sequence MTLSDKLPTQSPHVLDRERIRRAPKVLLHDHLDGGLRPETIIELAAAVGYRNLPTTDPAALAVWFRDAADSGSLERYLETFAHTCAVMQTREALSRIAAECAEDLAADGVVHAEVRYAPEQHLAGGLTLDEVVEAVNDGFREGERRAAAAGRRIRIGTLLCAMRHADRSLEIARLAVAHRDRGVAGFDIAGGEIGNPAARHAEAFDYLRAEGARVTVHAGEAVGMESIHEAVLRCGAHRIGHGVRITDDLTVGADGRVTLGRLASYVRDMRIALEICPTSNLQTGAAASYPEHPVDLLRRLGFRVCLNTDNRLVSGTTMTQEFVHLRDTFGYGTAELEEFTVNAAKAAFLPFDERTALINEVIRPGYARLRASELGRVPMGETAAPAA